In Silene latifolia isolate original U9 population chromosome X, ASM4854445v1, whole genome shotgun sequence, the following proteins share a genomic window:
- the LOC141620836 gene encoding limonoid 1-O-acetyltransferse-like, with the protein MVNLDLKKVGKGFLFSDVALTKLKAMVTSKQVPKPTRFESVLGRRIGAPLSEKSIGNLIANPIASGKTGASFPELVAKIHDAILKLKDETVNEFKSGGPEAVIAHRGKLDEYFSGYRKGTYFSSNYCRNGMSEADFGFGKPRLIVFPVMNREIVLVRNVITLSDYNNPDGTNGTVAWIFLEKKDMQILETNQEFLALTSKWE; encoded by the exons ATGGTTAACCTTGA TCTGAAGAAAGTGGGAAAAGGGTTCCTTTTCAGTGACGTGGCATTGACCAAACTGAAGGCCATGGTCACCAGCAAACAGGTTCCAAAGCCGACGAGATTCGAGTCTGTGCTCGG GAGAAGGATTGGCGCTCCCTTGTCCGAAAAATCAATAGGTAATCTTATAGCCAACCCAATTGCCTCTGGTAAGACGGGTGCCAGCTTTCCTGAACTAGTTGCAAAAATCCATGATGCAATTCTCAAGTTGAAGGATGAAACAGTGAATGAGTTTAAAAGTGGTGGGCCTGAGGCAGTGATCGCTCACCGAGGAAAGTTAGATGAATACTTTTCAGGGTACAGGAAAGGCACCTATTTTTCGTCAAACTATTGTAGAAACGGGATGAGTGAGGCAGATTTCGGGTTTGGCAAGCCGAGATTGATTGTTTTTCCGGTCATGAACAGGGAGATAGTTCTGGTCCGTAATGTGATAACATTGTCGGACTATAATAATCCTGATGGTACAAATGGAACCGTAGCATGGATCTTCTTAGAGAAGAAAGACATGCAAATTCTAGAGACTAATCAAGAATTCCTTGCTTTAACTTCTAAGTGGGAGTAA
- the LOC141620837 gene encoding uncharacterized protein LOC141620837: MPGNSNTIDVNDPHYIHLSDAPGGKFVANVFEGTGYGEWRRSMLIALSAKNKLGFIDGSIPKPAANAATANSWQRCNDVVFSWILSSVSPTIADSILFNNTAKDAWDELQERFGQSNGAQLYGVQK, from the coding sequence atgcCTGGAAACAGTAATACCATTGATGTTAATGATCCGCACTACATTCATCTTTCTGATGCACCTGGTGGAAAGTTCGTTGCTAATGTCTTTGAGGGTACTGGTTATGGCGAATGGAGAAGATCAATGTTGATAGCGCTTTCTGCTAAAAATAAGCTTGGGTTCATAGACGGCTCAATCCCCAAACCTGCTGCAAATGCTGCTACAGCAAACAGTTGGCAACGCTGTAATGATGTAGTTTTTTCTTGGATTCTCAGCTCAGTTTCTCCCACAATTGCTGATTCTATTCTTTTTAACAACACTGCCAAAGATGCTTGGGATGAATTGCAAGAAAGATTTGGGCAATCCAATGGAGCACAACTTTATGGCGTTCAGAAATAG
- the LOC141620838 gene encoding limonoid 21-O-acetyltransferse-like, whose amino-acid sequence MHISSLIFYNPTTQTQPVDITALKLALSKTLVHYYPLAGRLKDDSTIICNDEGIPFVVADVNCTLSAVLGSSQSLDLSTKYQFCPPLDILSTGEQHISELAHLAFQVNVFSCGGVVIGCYMLHKIMDGTSFGKTMNIERNERKYCENSVLIRVNKLVSTK is encoded by the exons ATGCATATCTCATCTCTTATATTCTACAATCCCACTACTCAAACACAGCCTGTTGATATTACTGCTCTAAAACTAGCCCTTTCGAAAACACTTGTCCATTACTACCCTCTTGCAGGTCGATTGAAAGACGATTCAACCATCATTTGCAACGATGAAGGGATACCCTTTGTTGTAGCAGATGTGAATTGCACTCTTTCAGCTGTACTTGGCTCATCTCAGTCACTTGACTTGTCAACCAAGTATCAATTCTGTCCTCCTTTGGATATTCTCAGTACTGGTGAGCAACACATTTCGGAACTGGCTCACTTGGCATTTCAGGTCAATGTTTTCAGCTGTGGCGGAGTTGTGATTGGGTGTTACATGCTTCACAAGATCATGGATGGGACCTCTTTCGG GAAGACAATGAATATAGAGAGAAACGAGAGAAAGTATTGTGAGAATTCTGTATTGATAAGAGTGAATAAATTGGTAAGTACAAAGTGA